From Streptomyces durmitorensis, a single genomic window includes:
- a CDS encoding PspC domain-containing protein yields MTALARPTNGRMIGGVCAALAKRFGTSATTMRVIFVLSCLLPGPQFLLYIALWFLLPTEGKTRQAAW; encoded by the coding sequence ATGACCGCCCTTGCCCGCCCCACGAACGGCCGGATGATCGGCGGAGTCTGTGCCGCCCTCGCCAAGCGCTTCGGCACATCGGCCACCACGATGCGCGTGATCTTCGTGCTCTCGTGCCTTCTTCCCGGACCGCAGTTCCTGCTCTACATCGCGCTCTGGTTCCTGCTGCCCACCGAGGGCAAGACCCGGCAGGCCGCCTGGTGA
- a CDS encoding ATP-binding protein, with protein sequence MKQSAAKTLGVAALGAAFAAAGAGAANAAPAVPDATGALGAATSTLPTAQVADTLPAGGPEAVAAGQNALGSTLQAAAPTVDKLGESTKDAADRGKPAADPLSGLLGGLPVAGALPLQGGLPTQGLPVEGLPLG encoded by the coding sequence ATGAAGCAGTCTGCCGCCAAGACCCTCGGTGTCGCCGCTCTCGGCGCCGCCTTCGCCGCCGCCGGCGCGGGTGCCGCGAACGCCGCACCGGCCGTGCCCGACGCCACGGGCGCGCTGGGCGCCGCCACCTCGACGCTGCCCACGGCGCAGGTCGCCGACACCCTGCCCGCCGGTGGCCCCGAGGCGGTCGCCGCGGGCCAGAACGCGCTCGGCAGCACCCTGCAGGCCGCCGCGCCGACCGTCGACAAGCTCGGCGAGAGCACCAAGGACGCCGCCGACCGCGGCAAGCCCGCCGCCGACCCGCTCTCCGGTCTGCTCGGTGGTCTGCCGGTCGCCGGTGCCCTGCCGCTCCAGGGGGGCCTGCCCACGCAGGGTCTGCCCGTCGAGGGCCTGCCGCTCGGCTGA
- a CDS encoding adenosine deaminase — protein MTSQTTKAGHTDRETPSAEQIRRAPKVLLHDHLDGGLRPGTIVDLARESGYESLPETDPDKLGIWFREAADSGSLPRYLETFAHTCAVMQTKDALKRVAAECAEDLAEDGVVYAEIRYAPEQHLEQGLTLEEVVEAVNEGFREGERRAKANGHRIRVGALLTAMRHAARALEIAELANRYRDLGVVGFDIAGAEAGFPPTRHLDAFEYLKRENNHFTIHAGEAFGLPSIWQALQWCGADRLGHGVRIIDDIQVADDGTVKLGRLASYVRDKRIPLEMCPSSNLQTGAASSYAEHPIGLLRKLHFRATVNTDNRLMSGTSMSREFEHLVGTFGYTLDDMQWFTVNAMKSAFIPFDERLAMINDVIKPGYAELKSEWLFRQTASTRASVDV, from the coding sequence ATGACGAGCCAGACCACCAAAGCCGGTCACACGGACCGCGAAACGCCCAGCGCCGAACAGATCCGCCGCGCCCCGAAGGTGCTCCTGCACGACCACCTCGACGGCGGTCTGCGCCCCGGCACGATCGTCGACCTAGCCCGTGAGTCGGGGTACGAGTCACTGCCCGAGACCGACCCCGACAAGCTCGGGATCTGGTTCAGGGAGGCCGCCGACTCCGGTTCGCTGCCGCGCTATCTGGAGACCTTCGCCCACACCTGCGCTGTCATGCAGACGAAGGACGCCCTCAAGCGCGTGGCGGCCGAGTGCGCCGAGGACCTCGCCGAGGACGGCGTCGTCTACGCCGAGATCCGGTACGCCCCCGAGCAGCACCTGGAGCAGGGCCTCACCCTCGAAGAGGTCGTCGAGGCCGTCAACGAAGGCTTCCGGGAGGGCGAGCGGCGCGCGAAGGCGAACGGCCACCGCATCCGCGTGGGCGCGCTCCTCACCGCCATGCGGCACGCGGCCCGCGCCCTGGAGATCGCCGAACTCGCCAACCGCTACCGCGACCTGGGCGTCGTCGGCTTCGACATCGCGGGCGCGGAGGCGGGCTTCCCGCCCACCCGGCACCTCGACGCGTTCGAGTACCTCAAGCGCGAGAACAACCACTTCACCATCCACGCGGGCGAGGCCTTCGGCCTGCCGTCCATCTGGCAGGCCCTCCAGTGGTGCGGTGCCGACCGGCTCGGCCACGGCGTGCGGATCATCGACGACATTCAGGTCGCCGACGACGGCACCGTCAAGCTCGGCCGCCTCGCCAGCTACGTACGCGACAAGCGCATCCCCCTGGAGATGTGCCCCAGCTCCAACCTCCAGACCGGTGCGGCGAGCTCGTACGCCGAGCACCCCATCGGCCTGCTCCGCAAGCTGCACTTCCGTGCCACGGTGAATACGGACAATCGTCTTATGTCCGGCACCAGCATGAGCCGCGAATTCGAGCACCTGGTCGGCACATTCGGCTACACACTCGACGACATGCAGTGGTTCACAGTCAATGCGATGAAATCAGCGTTCATTCCTTTCGATGAACGCCTTGCCATGATCAATGACGTCATCAAGCCCGGATATGCCGAGCTGAAGTCCGAATGGCTGTTCCGTCAGACCGCCTCCACCAGGGCTTCTGTCGACGTGTAA
- a CDS encoding alpha/beta hydrolase: MAQQATPDSARAARLGRVIGTRPSAVSGAVLLLPGGHETSARKPSPFAANAMRALGRRLAQDGRGEGLAAHVVHYRCRGWNGAQAQLARDTEWAADEIVRLYGDVSICLVGMDMGGRAALRVAGHDAVNSVLALAPWLPEDDVAASPEPVKQLAGRRVLIVHGTNDERTDPELSFRLAERAKKANREVCRFEVHSDGHRLQQHHSEVQALASDFVLGSLFGHAYSRPLEDALAAPPPLGLRMPLASGFGESMRQR; encoded by the coding sequence ATGGCACAGCAAGCGACGCCCGATTCCGCGCGCGCGGCCAGGCTCGGGCGCGTGATCGGCACCCGTCCATCGGCGGTCAGCGGCGCGGTGCTGCTGCTCCCCGGCGGCCACGAGACCTCTGCCCGCAAGCCGTCCCCGTTCGCCGCGAACGCGATGCGCGCGCTCGGCCGCAGGCTCGCCCAGGACGGCCGCGGCGAGGGGCTCGCCGCGCACGTCGTCCATTACCGCTGCCGGGGGTGGAACGGCGCGCAGGCGCAGCTCGCGCGGGACACGGAGTGGGCGGCGGACGAGATCGTCCGCCTCTACGGCGACGTCTCGATCTGCCTCGTCGGCATGGACATGGGCGGCCGGGCCGCGCTGCGGGTGGCAGGACACGACGCGGTCAACTCCGTCCTCGCGCTGGCCCCTTGGCTGCCCGAGGACGATGTGGCCGCGTCCCCCGAACCGGTGAAGCAGCTCGCGGGGCGGCGGGTCCTGATCGTGCACGGCACGAACGACGAACGGACCGATCCCGAGCTCTCGTTCCGGCTCGCGGAGCGGGCGAAGAAGGCGAACCGGGAGGTGTGCCGGTTCGAAGTCCACTCCGACGGACACCGGTTGCAGCAACATCACTCCGAAGTCCAGGCGCTGGCATCGGACTTCGTCCTGGGTTCGCTGTTCGGACACGCGTACTCGCGCCCGCTGGAGGACGCGCTGGCGGCTCCGCCGCCGCTGGGGCTGCGGATGCCGCTCGCCTCCGGCTTCGGGGAGTCGATGCGGCAGCGGTGA
- a CDS encoding STAS domain-containing protein yields MSSGPPPSHPNVNPKPQPDLTLTGTLDREATHRLCEEARATLQATGADVLVCDVADLGPPVLAAIDALARLQLTARRAGGRIRLRNPAPHLRELLDLVGIPMEIEMERQAEQREPPGRVQEAVEARDPPL; encoded by the coding sequence ATGAGTTCCGGCCCCCCGCCCAGTCATCCCAACGTGAACCCCAAACCGCAGCCAGACCTGACCCTCACCGGCACCCTTGACCGAGAGGCCACGCACCGCCTCTGCGAGGAGGCCCGCGCCACGTTGCAAGCGACCGGCGCGGACGTCCTCGTATGCGACGTCGCGGACCTGGGCCCACCCGTCCTGGCAGCGATAGACGCGCTGGCCCGCCTCCAGCTCACCGCCCGCCGCGCGGGCGGCCGGATCCGCCTGCGGAACCCGGCCCCGCACCTGCGCGAACTACTGGACCTCGTCGGGATCCCCATGGAGATCGAGATGGAGCGGCAGGCCGAACAGCGGGAACCACCGGGGCGTGTCCAGGAAGCAGTGGAAGCCCGCGATCCGCCCCTCTGA
- a CDS encoding sigma-70 family RNA polymerase sigma factor gives MTDIAGTTSELDVTLEKHRVELTGYCYRMLGSAFEAEDAVQDTMVRAWRSYEKFEGRSSLRSWLYRIATNVCLDMLNAGNRRARPMDLTAAAPLAQAALTPRPDNVWLEPMPDARMLPSVSDPAEAAVAKESVRLAFVAALQQLPPKQRAVLILREVLAWKASEAAELLDTSVASVNSALQRARATLAEGHADDTAVSDPLDDEQQKLLERYVAAFEGYDMAALTALLHEDAIMTMPPFDLWLRGTSDITGFMSTIGASCADSKLFPVEVNGTPGFAHYKPDPEKGGFAPWAVQVIEISEGRIAGFHCFLDTPRWFPLFGLPLHLDLHGDPDEVQ, from the coding sequence GGGTACTGCTATCGCATGCTGGGCTCGGCCTTCGAGGCCGAGGACGCGGTGCAGGACACGATGGTCCGCGCCTGGCGGAGCTACGAGAAGTTCGAGGGCCGCTCCAGCCTCAGGTCGTGGCTGTACAGGATCGCGACGAACGTCTGCCTGGACATGCTCAACGCGGGCAACCGCCGCGCCCGTCCCATGGACCTGACCGCGGCGGCCCCGCTGGCCCAGGCCGCTCTCACGCCGCGCCCGGACAATGTATGGCTGGAGCCGATGCCGGACGCGCGCATGCTGCCGTCCGTCAGTGACCCCGCGGAGGCGGCCGTGGCGAAGGAGTCGGTGCGGCTCGCGTTCGTCGCCGCCCTGCAACAACTGCCGCCCAAGCAGCGGGCGGTGCTCATCCTGCGCGAGGTCCTCGCGTGGAAGGCCAGCGAGGCGGCCGAGCTCCTCGACACGTCGGTGGCTTCCGTCAACAGCGCGTTGCAGCGGGCGCGGGCGACGCTGGCCGAGGGCCATGCGGACGACACGGCGGTGTCCGATCCGCTGGACGACGAGCAGCAGAAGCTCCTTGAGCGCTATGTCGCCGCCTTCGAGGGCTATGACATGGCGGCGCTGACGGCGCTGCTGCACGAAGACGCCATCATGACGATGCCCCCGTTCGACCTGTGGCTGCGCGGCACGTCCGACATCACCGGCTTCATGTCGACCATCGGCGCGTCCTGCGCCGACAGCAAGCTGTTCCCGGTGGAGGTCAACGGCACGCCGGGCTTCGCCCACTACAAGCCCGACCCCGAGAAGGGTGGGTTCGCGCCGTGGGCGGTTCAGGTCATCGAGATCTCAGAGGGGCGGATCGCGGGCTTCCACTGCTTCCTGGACACGCCCCGGTGGTTCCCGCTGTTCGGCCTGCCGCTCCATCTCGATCTCCATGGGGATCCCGACGAGGTCCAGTAG